The following coding sequences are from one Plasmodium coatneyi strain Hackeri chromosome 11, complete sequence window:
- a CDS encoding Transketolase, which produces MNGPIDQKCINEIRMLSAELPLKANSGHQGAPIGCAPIAHILWAYVMNYYNEDTNWMNRDRFVLSNGHASALLYTMLYLTKQGLTMEDLKNFRQFGSLTPGHPEKHITKGVEVTTGPLGQGASNAVGMAICAHNLAEKYNTKEFPIFDNYVYAICGDGCMQEGVFCEAASLAGHLGLGRLILLYDDNKITIDGNTELSFTENIEKKFEALKWEVRTVPNGNTDFEGILKQIEEAKKNTKQPSLIIVKTSCGYGTKVEGTCKSHGLALKEEDLKKTKELFGLDPEKQFHISEEVQKFYENIVQKKKENYLKWKKMFSDFTVQYPEKAQEITRRFSKELPHNWVEVLPKYTITDVPAATRNLSGVVLNCINKVLPELIGGSADLTESNCTALKEEKDITKESFANKYIRYGVREHGMVAITNGIYAYGGFEPFCATFLNFYTYAFGALRLAALSQYHIFCIATHDSVELGEDGPTHQPVEVLALLRATPNLNVIRPADGNEVSGAYLCHFKNPKTPTIVALCRNKVPHLKNTSAEQVLKGAYILEDFDQSNNKQKVILAGCGSELHLCFEAKNILTKEHNLNVRIVSFPSWNLFKQQSEDYQQSVMMHHDGKVVRFYIEPASTNGFDTYFNVYLGINQFGYSAPKNKIWEHLGFTPENIVSKVLAFIKAHMHA; this is translated from the coding sequence ATGAACGGCCCAATTGACCAGAAATGTATAAACGAAATTCGCATGTTGTCGGCGGAGCTGCCGCTGAAAGCCAACAGTGGGCACCAGGGAGCGCCCATCGGGTGTGCGCCTATAGCACACATTTTGTGGGCCTACGTAATGAACTACTACAATGAGGACACCAACTGGATGAACCGGGACAGGTTTGTCCTTTCGAACGGACACGCCAGTGCACTCCTGTACACCATGCTTTATTTAACCAAGCAAGGATTAACCATGGAAGATTTGAAAAACTTCAGACAGTTTGGAAGTCTAACCCCAGGTCACCCAGAGAAACATATCACCAAAGGAGTGGAAGTTACAACTGGCCCACTAGGACAAGGAGCATCCAACGCAGTTGGGATGGCCATCTGTGCACATAACTTAGCAGAAAAATACAACACAAAGgaatttcccatttttgataattatgtatatgccATATGTGGTGATGGCTGCATGCAGGAAGGAGTATTCTGTGAAGCCGCTTCCCTTGCTGGACATCTTGGATTAGGAAGATTAATCCTTCTATACGATGACAACAAAATAACCATCGATGGGAACACAGAGTTGTCCTTCACGGAAAatatagagaaaaaatttgaagcCTTAAAATGGGAAGTCAGAACAGTACCCAATGGAAATACTGACTTTGAAGGCATATTGAAGCAAATCgaggaagcgaaaaaaaacacaaaacaGCCTTCATTAATTATCGTGAAGACGTCTTGTGGGTATGGGACGAAAGTAGAGGGGACATGTAAATCCCACGGATTAGcattaaaggaagaagatttaaaaaaaacgaaagaacTTTTTGGTTTAGATCCGGAGAAGCAATTCCACATTTCGGAGGAAGTACAAAAGTTCTATGAAAATATtgtacagaaaaagaaggaaaattatctcaagtggaaaaaaatgttttccgATTTTACAGTGCAGTACCCAGAGAAGGCACAAGAAATTACTAGGAGATTTTCCAAGGAGCTTCCCCACAATTGGGTCGAAGTGTTACCAAAGTATACCATTACAGATGTTCCCGCTGCTACTAGGAATCTGTCTGGTGTCGTCTTAAACTGCATTAATAAGGTTCTACCCGAGTTGATTGGCGGAAGTGCAGACTTGACAGAGTCTAATTGCACCGCcttgaaggaagaaaaagacatAACCAAAGAATCCTTTGCAAATAAGTATATACGATATGGGGTAAGGGAACATGGAATGGTGGCCATCACGAACGGAATATATGCCTATGGAGGATTCGAACCCTTCTGTGCAACTTTTCTAAATTTCTATACGTACGCATTTGGTGCTTTAAGATTAGCCGCCTTGTCTCAGtatcacattttttgtatagCAACCCATGACTCAGTCGAATTGGGGGAAGATGGACCAACACACCAACCTGTTGAAGTTTTGGCCTTACTTAGAGCCACTCCTAATTTGAATGTAATTAGGCCAGCAGACGGGAATGAAGTGTCAGGTGCTTATTTGTGCCACTTTAAGAACCCCAAAACTCCTACCATTGTTGCGTTGTGTAGAAATAAAGTGCCCCATTTGAAGAACACCTCGGCAGAACAGGTCCTAAAGGGAGCCTACATTCTGGAGGACTTCGACCAATCGAATAACAAGCAGAAGGTCATCTTAGCTGGATGCGGTTCGGAATTGCATCTCTGCTTCGAGGCGAAGAATATTCTAACGAAGGAGCACAATTTAAACGTCCGTATTGTGAGTTTTCCTTCGTGGAATTTATTCAAGCAACAGTCTGAGGACTACCAACAGTCGGTCATGATGCACCACGAtgggaaagttgttaggttCTACATAGAACCTGCTTCCACCAACGGGTTCGACACCTACTTTAATGTCTACCTGGGCATCAACCAGTTTGGTTACTCGGCCCcgaagaacaaaatatggGAGCACCTCGGTTTTACACCAGAGAACATAGTTTCGAAGGTGTTGGCCTTTATAAAGGCGCACATGCACGCGTAA
- a CDS encoding SICA antigen — protein MTSKDEDKIFGPLKERWLDVNEFRGMSKRTGETQLFRKIGGWVNEMLKEMLNEGSKGIAEGLCAEVMEEGRRMTESELEVCAFIVKNLWDMRTRSKDQCGKGNINEDMKEFIQCEVLNMWLYEYQNAHCKTANNVIGGAFEAMKKLDGEFKMNAGCKECAPKRLDLIEINGHPMLGTILSIVKGEQKVMKLIEKEPKDPCPQQQPHLTTAAAKGTTAITPEEQFANILEGWLKQGTVSNENGAIIS, from the exons ATGACTTCGAAAGATGAAGATAAAATATTTGGCCCCTTAAAGGAGAGGTGGTTAGATGTGAATGAGTTTAGGGGGATGAGCAAAAGAACAGGGGAG ACACAATTATTTCGGAAAATAGGAGGTTGGGTTAATGAAATGCTAAAGGAAATGTTGAATGAAGGGAGTAAAGGAATTGCTGAAGGGCTATGCGCAGAAgtaatggaagaaggaagaagaatgacAGAGAGCGAGTTAGAAGTATGCGCCTttattgttaaaaatttatggGATATGAGAACAAGAAGTAAGGATCaatgtggaaaaggaaatattaatGAGGACATGAAAGAATTCATACAATGTGAAGTGCTGAACATGTGGTTATATGAATACCAGAATGCGCATTGTAAAACAGCTAATAATGTTATAGGGGGTGCATTCGAAGCAATGAAAAAACTTGACGGAGAATTCAAAATGAATGCAGGATGTAAGGAATGCGCACCCAAAAGGTTGGACCTCATAGAAATAAATGGTCATCCAATGTTAGGAACTATTCTTAGTATTGTTAAGGGAGAACAGAAAGTTATGAAATTAATAGAGAAGGAACCAAAAGATCCAtgtccacaacaacaaccacatttaacaacagcagcagcaaaGGGGACGACCGCCATCACGCCAGAAGAACAGTTTGCCAATATATTAGAAGGTTGGTTAAAACAAGGAACAGTAAGTAATGAAAATGGAGCTATAATTTCGTAA
- a CDS encoding SICA antigen — MYERYFGMLGKRRKRYRRARHVRGPPSLEEPLLAYVDDQADGPHEYTLVKERKPRSAPTKTKRPKKQGVDRRAGHRGVGRRMIIDIHLEVLDECQKGDLHSTKEDFFEILVQEFMGSNFIQEKMFPKDDVPKEQGRKTLFLRRMFLRRMFLRNRFQVKIPGLGKDDFVPKENVPKENVPKEQVPS, encoded by the exons ATGTATGAGCGG tattttggaatgcttggtaaaagaagaaaacgttacagaagggCACGTCATGTACGTggtcctccttccttagaggAACCACTCCTTGCTTATGTGGAtgaccaggcagatggtccacatgaatataccttagtaaaggagagaaaaccaagatctgctccaacaaaaacgaagaggccaaaaaaacagggcgttGATCGCCGTGCTGGTCATCGTGGTGTaggtcgccgcatgattattgatattcatttagaagtcttagacgaatgtcaaaagggggatctgcattcgacgaaggaagacttttttgaaattttggttcaagaatttatgggaagcaatttcatacaggaaaaaatgtttcctaaggatgatgttcctaaggaacag ggaaggaaaactttgttcctaaggaggatgttcctaaggaggatgttcctaaggaacaggttccaagttaagattccgggtttagggaaggatgactttgttcctaaggaaaatgttcctaaggaaaatgttcctaaggaacaggttccaagttaa
- a CDS encoding Palmitoyltransferase, with product MRPKYMQPSQGQTEKKKGGSIFIFIVFFILSFIYIGYTGIVLRSWFIPYRSGSLTIAALFHVFFFLFLLSFIKCASTDPGKVPRNWGFYIGDDVKRRRYCKICNVWKPDRTHHCSACNRCVLNMDHHCPWINNCVGFFNRRFFIQLLFYGLICLFIVAVQTFHYIFIDNANAYIEDGFHDKSSFVALEYTYASIVLFLTFVLIFALVPFTKFHLKLISKNSTTIENMDIYNQDYNMYNVGCEDNAKQVFGNNILCWMCPFHCISNRPAGDGVRWRVSVAHENMI from the exons ATGAGACCTAAATACATGCAGCCTTCGCAAGgacaaacagaaaaaaagaaaggtggctccatattcatatttatcgTCTTCTTCATACTAT CCTTCATATACATAGGGTATACGGGAATCGTCCTGAGGTCTTGGTTCATCCCGTACAGGAGTGGCTCCCTCACAATAGCCGCCTTGTTCcacgtctttttttttctgtttttgctAAGTTttataaaa TGCGCCTCGACGGACCCCGGGAAGGTGCCGCGCAACTGGGGCTTCTACATTGGCGACGACGTGAAGAGAAGGCGATACTGCAAAATCTGTAACGTATGGAAACCCGACCGCACACACCACTGCTCAGCGTGTAACAGATGTGTACTGAACATGGACCACCACTGTCCATGGATTAACAACTGTGTGGGTTTTTTCAATCGAAGATTTTTTATAcagcttttattttatggCTTAATTTGTCTGTTTATAGTAGCAGTCCAGACGTTCCACTACATTTTCATTGACAATGCAAACGCATATATAGAGGATGGTTTCCACGACAAGTCTTCCTTTGTGGCTCTGGAGTACACATATGCTTctattgttttatttttaacgtTCGTTTTAATTTTCGCTTTAGTTCCGTTCACCAAGTTTCACTTGAAATTGATTTCCAAGAATTCCACTACCATCGAAAACATGGATATATACAACCAGGACTATAACATGTACAACGTGGGATGCGAGGACAACGCGAAGCAG GTGTTCGGAAACAACATATTGTGCTGGATGTGTCCATTCCACTGCATTTCGAATCGACCCGCAGGGGACGGGGTGCGCTGGAGAGTCAGCGTGGCACATGAGAATATGAtctga
- a CDS encoding Histone H3, with the protein MARTKQTARKSTAGKAPRKQLASKAARKSAPISAGIKKPHRYRPGTVALREIRRYQKSTDLLIRKLPFQRLVREIAQDYKTDLRFQSSAVMALQEAAEAYLVGLFEDTNLCAIHAKRVTIMPKDIQLARRIRGERS; encoded by the coding sequence atggcacgaacaaaacaaacagcAAGGAAATCCACCGCCGGTAAGGCCCCCCGAAAGCAGTTAGCCTCCAAGGCAGCGAGAAAGTCAGCTCCAATTTCTGCGGGTATTAAAAAACCTCACAGATATAGACCAGGAACTGTCGCCTTGAGAGAAATTAGAAGATACCAAAAGTCCACTGACCTTTTAATTAGAAAATTGCCATTCCAGAGATTGGTGAGAGAAATTGCACAGGACTACAAAACCGACTTGCGCTTTCAGTCATCTGCAGTCATGGCTCTCCAAGAAGCAGCGGAGGCCTACTTGGTTGGACTCTTCGAAGATACCAACTTGTGTGCCATTCACGCAAAGAGAGTTACCATCATGCCAAAGGATATACAGCTAGCCAGACGTATCCGAGGAGAAAGATCATAA
- a CDS encoding Transcription elongation factor SPT5 gives MSGSSVEGNELFSGDDEEVKEGERSPQDGGQTAAGVDNAADNQVNKPSKGAARRKRKKDKKHRPHYLDDEADEEDDIYDDDDDSDDSDDYDDDEEDYRERKGSRTRGLSGLKKRKLSKKRYLSTFLDTEAQVGDDEEEEYASSYVDEFEEVKKMERKKMYEMKLKSGTNHLAQTINKLSQRYEHEKEMKDGLTDGETLTDEDMSEDEDYFDEGECLTSFDSPKMWLIKLFKNGVERNVAMGIYYKYMKLKDNDFNIKGVYVSGNLKGYIYVEAESLYMLKRFLLGFKFINLNEISIVPVQELTSIFSMCHSKVIIPKVNEYVRIKRGIYMNDIGQIFEVHEKGIYAIVRLIPRIEYDKYNDYKKGSNSNASLANPSTGKGPSSTSDQKNAKNQSSNMGDSKSNLNKHGSSKAIIPAGSVIGGDTKSTPTVPTVPNVSNAPTVPTVPNAPNATTVPNATTVPNGELQMLDEALQIRRKKKKERPLKKLFDREEVEQTGGVIEHGPYPGTIKYQNNIFEENGYLLKKMNIKYLLSENANITLTEIRDFNRNNTNEEEINLHVTKAFINKNSLHLFKKGERVKIMKGELYNLIGTITNVSDNVLTINPDNLAKNFKFLPTDVTKYFLEGDNVTVINGIHKGKSGLISLLDYRENVALIFSPSLNTEFRSSIQDLTSCEHISNEGLGGINSLNGFSIGDLIELSDRQIGILTYIDKNKHIRVLTSHNTILHTTIGTITSKRSAIGQVCKDENGNIIQSKDVIQIVRGIHKNKVAVVNYIWKNKVFAKINKKVEDNGFVVLDSDNCILSGNPNEKKRIVTHNNLFRTNSSMLPRRNNTYQSFIGKTVKILSGVYKGLLGDVIDAERDEFTLLLKIKPKTIRQKKTECAIADSFKDHYTITEDRYSNGLDTSPRWRNTSDRSPRYDRIGYESSLHSESGRKSTDWHRNEFGGNYEEERWRGSHHPDASAPNGVNASSHSAPWNQSNGWKGTNSSHQHPPPPLPHEQKTFEGNWGRTSHENHPNGNTSYNYHHNGRASDPTNFNEPHSRGGGFNEDYKKGTTRKNNTAEELINGQYETGPGSHNLNTNQRYDDSMRRGGKNSTSSKGLGKWDDPQGTGGINGGVNNSGFTNASNFLDTHRHKNNEEKESPLWLVEGIMIKVITPGPFYNEIGRVTEVMKKSLYTILKIATEKTSFSIVSDAVIPLKPNRINDQVLVVDEGKVVEGTVLNIQNEDIQVNTTQGISTYNVRNVFLFKRQFP, from the coding sequence ATGAGCGGGTCAAGTGTGGAGGGAAACGAACTGTTCAGCGGCGACGATGAGGAGGTGAAGGAGGGTGAAAGATCCCCCCAGGATGGGGGGCAAACTGCGGCGGGCGTCGATAACGCTGCTGATAATCAGGTTAACAAACCCTCCAAAGGGGCAGCACGCagaaagcgaaaaaaagatAAGAAGCACAGGCCTCACTATCTGGATGATGAAGCggatgaggaggacgacatttatgacgatgatgatgatagtGATGACAGTGACGattatgatgatgacgaGGAGGACTacagagaaagaaagggCAGCAGAACAAGAGGGTTGAGTGggctgaaaaaaagaaagctgTCCAAGAAGAGGTACCTGTCGACCTTCCTGGATACGGAGGCGCAGGTAGgcgacgatgaggaggaagaatacgCCAGCTCCTACGTAGATGAATtcgaagaagtaaaaaagatggaaaggaaaaaaatgtacgaaaTGAAGCTGAAAAGTGGAACGAACCATTTAGCTCAGACCATTAACAAGCTATCTCAACGGTATGAACatgagaaggaaatgaaagatGGCCTCACAGATGGGGAGACGCTAACAGATGAGGACATGTCAGAAGATGAAGACTACTTCGACGAAGGGGAATGTTTGACCTCTTTTGATAGTCCCAAAATGTGGctaataaaattattcaaaaatgGAGTAGAGAGAAATGTAGCCATGGGAATTTACTACAAGTACATGAAGTTAAAAGACAACGATTTTAACATTAAGGGGGTCTACGTTTCGGGAAATTTGAAAggatacatatatgtagaggCGGAAAGTCTATACATGTTAAAAAGGTTCCTCTTAGGGTTCAAGTTTATTAACCTAAATGAGATATCCATTGTACCAGTGCAAGAGTTgacgtccattttttccatgtgtCATTCCAAAGTGATCATCCCaaaggtgaatgaatatGTTCGTATTAAGAGAGGAATTTACATGAACGATATAGGGCAAATATTTGAGGTACACGAAAAGGGCATTTATGCTATCGTGAGGTTAATACCAAGAATTGAATATGATAAATACAACGATTATAAGAAGGGTAGTAACTCCAACGCAAGTTTGGCTAATCCCTCCACGGGTAAAGGACCCTCATCCACGTCGGatcaaaaaaatgcgaagaaTCAGTCCTCCAACATGGGGGATAGTAAATCAAACTTGAACAAGCATGGCAGCAGCAAGGCCATCATCCCAGCAGGGTCAGTAATAGGGGGGGATACCAAAAGTACACCAACTGTGCCAACAGTGCCAAATGTGTCAAATGCACCAACCGTACCAACCGTGCCAAATGCACCAAACGCTACAACAGTACCAAATGCTACGACAGTACCAAATGGAGAGCTGCAAATGCTAGATGAAGCGCTACAAattaggaggaagaaaaaaaaagaaaggccATTAAAAAAGCTGTTCGATCGAGAGGAAGTCGAACAAACAGGAGGAGTCATTGAACATGGACCTTACCCAGGAACGATAAAATAtcaaaataatatttttgaagaaaatggctacctactaaaaaaaatgaacataaaatATCTCCTATCGGAAAATGCAAACATAACCCTAACGGAAATTCGAGACTTCAACAGAAATAACACAAACGAGGAGGAAATCAACCTCCACGTCACCAAAGCTTTTATTAATAAGAATTCTCTACACCTGtttaagaagggggaaagggtGAAAATTATGAAGGGAGAATTGTACAACCTGATTGGGACTATAACAAATGTGAGTGATAATGTGCTAACCATAAATCCGGATAACttagcaaaaaattttaaattcctCCCAACTGATGTGACGAAATATTTCCTCGAGGGGGATAACGTAACCGTAATCAATGGAATTCATAAAGGGAAGAGTGGACTCATTTCTTTGCTCGATTATAGAGAAAACGTTGcgcttattttttctccctcgtTGAATACCGAATTTCGTTCTTCCATTCAAGATCTCACCTCCTGTGAGCATATAAGCAATGAAGGACTCGGTGGAATCAACTCCCTTAACGGATTCTCCATCGGTGATTTAATAGAACTGAGTGACAGacaaattggtatactaaccTACATCGATAAGAACAAACACATTCGAGTGTTAACAAGCCATAACACAATTTTGCACACCACAATTGGTACCATCACCTCTAAGCGGTCTGCCATTGGCCAAGTGTGCAAAgacgaaaatggaaatattatCCAATCGAAGGATGTCATACAAATCGTCAGAGggatacacaaaaataaagttgcCGTGGTGAACTACATCTGGAAGAATAAAGTGTTCGCTAAGATCAACAAGAAAGTGGAGGACAACGGGTTTGTCGTCCTGGACAGTGATAACTGCATACTCAGTGGAAAcccaaatgaaaagaaaagaattgtTACACACAATAATCTCTTCCGAACGAACAGCAGTATGCTCCCCAGAAGGAATAATACCTACCAATCCTTCATTGGAAAAACAGTGAAAATATTAAGTGGGGTTTATAAGGGCCTCCTCGGAGACGTCATAGATGCTGAGCGGGACGAGTTTACTCTCCTCTTGAAGATTAAGCCCAAGACCATAAGGCAGAAAAAAACCGAATGCGCCATTGCGGATTCGTTCAAGGACCATTACACCATCACGGAGGATAGATATTCCAACGGGCTGGACACCTCCCCAAGGTGGAGAAACACCAGTGACAGAAGCCCTAGGTATGACCGGATCGGGTATGAGTCCTCCCTCCACAGCGAAAGCGGCAGGAAGAGCACCGACTGGCACAGAAACGAGTTCGGCGGCAACTACGAGGAGGAACGCTGGAGGGGAAGTCACCACCCAGATGCAAGCGCCCCAAATGGCGTAAACGCTTCTTCCCATTCTGCCCCGTGGAACCAATCGAACGGGTGGAAAGGAACGAATAGCAGCCACCAGCATCCGCCCCCTCCACTGCCGCACGAGCAGAAAACCTTCGAAGGAAACTGGGGCAGAACGTCACACGAAAATCACCCAAACGGGAACACCAGTTATAATTACCATCACAATGGGCGAGCAAGTGATCCGACTAATTTTAACGAACCACATAGCAGGGGGGGAGGATTTAATGAGGATTACAAAAAAGGTACCACCAGAAAGAACAACACGGCGGAAGAATTGATCAATGGACAGTACGAGACAGGACCCGGTTCCCACAATTTGAATACAAACCAAAGGTATGACGATAGCATGAGAAGAGGCGGTAAAAACAGCACCTCCTCCAAGGGGCTAGGAAAATGGGATGATCCCCAAGGCACTGGTGGCATTAATGGTGGGGTGAACAACTCTGGCTTTACCAATGCATCTAATTTCTTGGACACACACCGACACAAAaacaatgaagaaaaggagtcTCCACTTTGGTTAGTCGAAGGAATTATGATAAAGGTTATAACCCCGGGACCCTTTTACAACGAAATTGGGAGAGTCACAGAGGTGATGAAGAAGAGCTTGTATACCATACTAAAAATAGCAACCGAGAAAACGTCCTTTAGCATCGTGTCTGATGCTGTGATTCCTTTGAAGCCAAACAGAATAAACGACCAAGTGCTCGTCGTGGATGAGGGTAAGGTCGTCGAAGGCACCGTTCTGAACATACAGAATGAGGACATCCAGGTGAATACCACGCAGGGCATATCTACTTACAACGTGAggaatgtttttttgtttaaaaggCAGTTCCCGTGA
- a CDS encoding 50S ribosomal protein L19, with protein sequence IKRYIRTKVITSLSKFKCYNIGNEYTARNWPNVDCIDQEEENVAKKTEQEKRKTKTIPYYKNYMHDFYGRQLIHNLHLQEMNKMKKLRNFKMPKIHAGDLVEVKYELSRSQQTFAIFQGYCVEIRKKRLDSSFIVKNIFDGVGVEQLIPFYSPRILYVKIVKSLHNINEEKAKRYYQISKPITRDYRYMWQYNFRGKYERPRGQHKPGIRSLEPKIRRRLAKLKKKYMRRRIESNLSSYIFGGVYAQYTRKRTRLVRAEIYRRMLIYALDEENRRKQKLNKRRERESWNNFKINRTRGENAFMALPASHPLAGGETITGEVTRK encoded by the exons ATAAAGAGGTACATCCGGACGAAGGTGATCACAAGCCTAAGCAAGTTCAAATGCTACAACATCGGGAACGAGTACACGGCCAGGAACTGGCCGAACGTGGACTGCATCGaccaagaagaagaaaacgtggCAAAGAAAACTGAacaggaaaagagaaaaacaaaaaccaTCCCCTACTACAAAAACTACATGCACGACTTTTATGGCAGACAGCTCATTCACAATTTGCACCTGcaagaaatgaacaaaatgaagaagttgcgaaattttaaaatgccAAAAATCCACGCAGGGGATTTAGTGGAGGTGAAGTACGAGTTGTCTAGGTCTCAGCAGACCTTCGCCATTTTTCAGG GCTACTGCGTGGAGATACGCAAGAAACGGCTGGACTCCTCCTTCATCGTCAAAAACATCTTCGACGGTGTCGGCGTGGAGCAACTCATCCCCTTCTACTCCCCTAGAATTCTCTAcgttaaaattgtaaaaagtcTGCATAAcataaatgaggaaaaggcaaaaaggtATTATCAAATCAGCAAGCCTATTACCAGGGACTACCGCTACATGTGGCAGTATAACTTCCGGGGCAAATACGAAAGGCCAAGGGGACAACATAAGCCCGGTATTAGGTCCTTAGAACCCAAAATTAGAAGACGACTAGctaaactgaaaaaaaaatacatgcgCAGAAGAATCGAAAGTAATCTATCGTCCTACATTTTTGGTGGTGTCTACGCACAGTACACAAGGAAGAGGACTAGACTAGTTCGTGCAGAAATTTACAGACGGATGCTTATCTACGCTCTCGATGAAGAAaacaggaggaagcaaaagcTGAACAAAAGACGGGAACGGGAAAGTTGGAATAACTTTAAAATTAATAGGACCCGCGGGGAGAATGCCTTTATGGCTCTGCCGGCCAGTCACCCTCTTGCGGGGGGTGAAACGATTACAGGTGAAGTGACCAGGAAGTGA
- a CDS encoding Step II splicing factor, with amino-acid sequence MNTKNVTREEKKKEKELNEARKAGKIEALKDEEGNDINPHMPQYIIKAPWYLNQTAPGLKHQRYKGTDKVKIEEERNKKVYVKDLKNVSDFCKNCGSATHKEKYCLERTRKKKLNFANREKDDDFVCLTQDLGYDGNRDRWVGYNPDHFEHVYKEYEKIVEEKKKRKAEELKQKYERKATTGKKRRSGGADGAGDAGGEDGDNVNDQSGSDSDDPEEDDDATKVTTRVEDPQKSSTNANTSEKHRNVARNLRIREDTAKYLYNLSLNSAFYDPKSRSMREDPFAGIRKNLPDDSNHYKGENYYNNTDEAIESKKLEIFAWETYKRGENVHFNAQPTQLELLYREFLAKKKKLIKKKEEDILKTYKCENVASNDAALGEELTQSEVYTEYKPVDQIDPKVKRIKVMSRYEEDIHLFDHSSVFGSYYDREKKKWGYRCCRSTNKFEKCFSS; translated from the exons atgaatacgaaAAATGTCACgagggaggaaaagaagaaagagaaggagcTGAACGAGGCCAGGAAGGCCG GCAAAATCGAAGCCCTGAAGGATGAAGAGGGAAACGACATAAACCCCCACATGCCCCAGTACATCATAAAAGCCCCATGGTATCTGAACCAGACTGCACCAG GACTGAAGCACCAACGGTACAAGGGTACCGACAAGGTGAAaatagaagaggaaagaaacaaaaaggtGTATGTGAAGGACCTGAAAAATGTGTCCgatttttgtaaaaactgCGGAAGTGCAACACACAAGGAGAAATACTGCCTTGAGAgaacgaggaagaagaagcttaACTTTGCCAACAGAGAGAAGGACGATGATTTTGTGTGTCTGACGCAGGACTTGGGGTACGACGGGAATAGGGACAGGTGGGTGGGTTACAACCCGGACCACTTCGAACACgtatataaggaatatgAGAAGATcgtggaggagaaaaagaagagaaaagcaGAGGAGCTGAAGCAGAAGTATGAGAGGAAGGCCACGACGGGGAAGAAGAGGCGCAGCGGTGGTGCAGACGGTGCAGGTGACGCAGGTGGTGAAGATGGGGACAATGTTAATGACCAATCTGGCAGCGATAGTGACGACCCAGAGGAAGATGACGACGCAACGAAGGTAACCACCAGGGTGGAGGACCCACAGAAGAGCAGTACCAACGCAAACACCAGTGAAAAACACAGAAACGTGGCTAGAAATTTAAGAATCAGGGAAGATACAGCCAAGTATCTGTATAACCTGAGCTTGAATTCAGCTTTCTACGATCCTAAAAGTAGGAGCATGAGAGAAGATCCATTTGCAGGCATAAGGAAAAATCTCCCCGATGACAGCAATCACTACAAGGGAGAAAATTACTACAACAATACAGATGAAGCAATAGAATCGAAGAAGCTAGAAATCTTCGCATGGGAAACCTacaaaagaggagaaaacgTGCACTTCAATGCACAGCCTACACAACTTGAATTGCTGTATAGAGAATTTttagctaaaaaaaaaaaactcattaaaaaaaaagaagaagatattttaaaaacgtaCAAGTGTGAAAATGTTGCATCTAACGATGCAGCGTTAGGGGAGGAACTCACTCAGTCGGAGGTCTACACAGAATATAAACCAGTGGATCAGATCGACccaaaagtgaaaagaattAAAGTCATGAGTAGGTACGAGGAGGATATTCACCTCTTTGACCACTCTTCCGTTTTTGGCAGTTACTATGatagggagaaaaagaagtgggGGTACCGGTGCTGCCGCTCCACgaataaatttgaaaagtgtTTCTCCTCCTGA